The DNA window CGGACCGAGCGGCGGCAATGGCGGTCGCGGCGGCGACGTCGTCATCGAAGTGGTCGACGGCTTGAATACGCTGATCGACTATCGCTATCAGCAGCACTTCAAGGCGCAGAAGGGCACCAACGGCATGGGCAAGGACCGCCATGGCGCCAATGGCAAGTCGATCACGCTCAAGGTGCCGGTGGGAACGCAGGTGTTCGACGAGGACCGCGAAACGCTGATCCATGATTTCACCACGCTCGGCGAAAAATTCGTGCTGGCCGAAGGCGGCAATGGCGGCTTCGGCAACGCGCATTTCAAATCATCCACCAACCGCGCCCCGCGCAACGCCAATCCCGGCGAGGAGGGTGACGAACGCTGGATCTGGCTGCGGCTGAAACTGATCGCCGACGCCGGCCTCGTCGGCCTGCCCAATGCCGGCAAGTCGACATTCCTCGCCGCCGTCAGCGCCGCCAAACCCAAGATTGCCGATTATCCGTTCACGACGTTGCATCCGCAGCTCGGCGTGGTCGACGTCGACGGCCGCGAATTCGTGCTGGCGGATATTCCCGGACTGATCGAAGGCGCGCATGAAGGCGCTGGCCTCGGCGATCGTTTTCTCGGCCATGTCGAGCGGTGCCGCGTGCTGCTGCATCTGGTGGATGCGACCTGCGAGCACGCCGGCAACGCCTACAAGACGGTGCGTACCGAGCTTGAGGCCTATGAAGGACATCTCGCCGACAAGATCGAAATCGTCGCGCTGAACAAGATCGACGCCGTGACGCCGGATGATCTGAGGAAGCAAAAAGATCGGCTGAAGCGCGCCGCCAAGAAGACGCCGCTGCTGATGTCAGGGGCGACCGGCGCGGGCGTGAAAGACGCGTTGCGCGCGCTGGTCGAAGTGATCGGTGAAGCGCCGGTATCCATCAAGGCCAAGGGCGCCCAGGCCGAACCTTGGGCGCCTTCGACGCCGTAAGGCTGACTTGTATCGCCGGCGTAGCTACTGCAAAACATCCTCAGCAGACGGGGATGGAGTTCACG is part of the Bradyrhizobium canariense genome and encodes:
- the obgE gene encoding GTPase ObgE — its product is MKFLDEAKVYIRSGDGGNGCVAFRREKYVEFGGPSGGNGGRGGDVVIEVVDGLNTLIDYRYQQHFKAQKGTNGMGKDRHGANGKSITLKVPVGTQVFDEDRETLIHDFTTLGEKFVLAEGGNGGFGNAHFKSSTNRAPRNANPGEEGDERWIWLRLKLIADAGLVGLPNAGKSTFLAAVSAAKPKIADYPFTTLHPQLGVVDVDGREFVLADIPGLIEGAHEGAGLGDRFLGHVERCRVLLHLVDATCEHAGNAYKTVRTELEAYEGHLADKIEIVALNKIDAVTPDDLRKQKDRLKRAAKKTPLLMSGATGAGVKDALRALVEVIGEAPVSIKAKGAQAEPWAPSTP